From the Mus musculus strain C57BL/6J chromosome 10, GRCm38.p6 C57BL/6J genome, the window CTGCTGGGGCATTTCCCTGGAGGAGCCTTTCGGGTGTGGAACTGACCCCAGGAACCAACACTGGGTGAAGTACTTGCCCTGCCACTGTGATGGGCCTGAGTCACATCCCCAAGACGTAGGCATGTAAAATCCTGATATGGTAGGCCCTGACCCTGCCAGTGACCTGCTGGAAGGGACCTGAGGGGTGACATCAGCTGTGGTGGACTACGACaggcatgcatgaacacacacagacaccatgaacaacaTAAACCAATAAAGCAAAGTAACCTAAGATAAACTCAACACTTGGAGGGCTGTGGTGAGTCTCAGCAGTGGAGTGCAGCCGAGCCTATGTTCATCCTAATCTCTAAACAAACTAAGAAATAAATACGAGGAAGACGTGATTCAATGCTTACAGTTCTGGCCGCTCTCCCAAAGACTCGGGTTcacttcccaacacccacatggtggctcacaactgtctgtaaccccagtcctAGGGTTCTGAGCCCTTGCGGCTTTTGTATGTGCTGCTCACACAGGGTGCACACCTCAAGTTCCTGAAAGCACGGACAGGCACTTGCTTCCAAGCCTGCCAGCGGCACCTGACGCCCTGGACCCTGCCCTCAGACCTTTACTCCAACGCTgtggaattaaagatgtgaacAGCTACAGAGAGATGAGGAGGCAGTTTGCAGCCCCTTTATGGAAGGGAAGGTAGCCTGGGTCACTTTGCTGAGCCTTGGTACAAGCTTCCCTTAATGACAATAAAGCTAAATGTGCAGCCCTTTGATTCATTTGGAAGTGAATCCATGTTGGAGTCCATGTCCAGGGTCGAGTCTTGGTGGGCAGCACAGTggtctgggttccatccccagcgcTAAAATCATGAGCCTCCTCCATATAGTTCCAGAATTTCCCATCATCCCAAAGGAGGCCCTATCCTCCTGATGCCTGTCCTCATGGTTGTTTCCTGCTTTCTCCAGGTCTGGAGTTTACTGTTACAGAGTCCCACTGTGAGCTTGTCTGTGGCATACTGGCTTGGCTTTGGTACATTACAACCTTGTTTTCCTACTCATGGCCTAGCAACattctggcaaatggatgacccCATGCAGGTAAGCTTTACCTCTGGTGCCACCATCCTTTGTCACACTGGCTGGACAGAAACATGGCCCCGGGGGTGGGGTATTGGGCTGAGCAAGTTTGTGGTGGCTGCAGGACAGCAGGCGGGCTGTGGGGTTGCTGGGTGACCTGGATGACACATGTGACAGgagattttaaaaagatgaaagggTTGGAGGTGCAGAGGAACATCACTGTCACCAGGGAAAGCTAGGTGGCCTTGCCCTACATTGTCATCAGACTCAGGTGTCCTCAATTGGCATGTTGCAGATTAGAGTATGAGGCCCAGCAGCAGGGAGCCATCACTGCCCTCGTGGAACCTGGGGACTCCCAGCCTGCCCAGTACCCATTGCAGGGGCCCCCTGACCTAAGAGCCTGACCATGGGCTGCTTACGTTGGATAGGGCTTGTGGAAGGCCCTATCTGAAGGCCACCCTCAGTGGAACAGGGACAGAGAACAGGGATGGGGGCTCCTTCTATGGTGGTCGCATCTTAGACCTGTGTGCCTGTCACAGGTTGGTGGCCTATAACAGAAGGAGCCTCCTGTATGACAACTTTTATCTTCCAGCCCACAGATGCTAGGGCTCTCAGTCCCTACCTATGTTAGAGAAATGTACAaactctgggtcctctggagtgGGTGGCTCAGGTTACAATGGTTGGCCTCTAATGAGAACCCAGAACCTTCACTGCAGGAGGCTGCCCCATATAAGTCCATGTGACAGGGTAGCTGGGTGGTCCTTTTGGGATGAGGACAAAAGGCACCACTCCAGCCCTGAGTGCTGTCTAGGCTGGGGAACAAGACCCTGATCTGATTTAGGGTGGCCGAGCTCAGTCACTGGGGTGTATCCACAGACTGACTCGCTCACTGGGCTACACACCCCAGCTCACCCGTCAGTTTCTTGGAGGCTCCGACTGCAGGGGCACAGTTCAGGTGTCCAAGATCTAGGCACCAAGCACAGAGAGGCTGCCAACTGCTCTCTCAAAGTTGGAGCCTGTGTCCCTGCCACACAGGGACACTAAGGCCCAAAGCAGGTTTCCATGGGCCCGGGCAGCAGACACCCTCAGAGGTGTGGCACACAGTGACAAGTCAGAGTTCACAAGTTCCTACCATCAGTTTATTGAAGGAAAGTGACTTCCTGGTGGGCTGCTGACCCTCAGTGTGGGGAGGCTGGGCAGCCCTGTGGGCCGGAGCAGTCCAGACCCTGGCCTGTAATAGCCTTAGGGACATAAGGTGGGCATAGCCAGGTGTGTTTCCAGAAACTTCCTCCAGCACCCAACACGGCTCCCAGCTCCTCGGTGCCAAGCAAGGCCTTGTCCTATGATAAGGAGGCAGGGAGGTGACTGTGTCCAGGTGGCCTCTCAGTTGGGTCACTGCTCATCTGCTTTCAGTGTGGGGCTTCCTGCCAGGCAGCGCAGGGACAAGTGAGTTCAAGGTCCACAGGGGCTCCCTGCACTGAGACCTGGAAGCAGGAGGCTTTGGAAAGGAGGTGGACGGCTGCCTCCTACAGGTCTGGCCCCTACCTGGTCCAGGCAAGGCTGAAGGCAGTCTGCAGCCCAGACTTGGGCAGGGCACCTGCAATAGGCAGGAAGGGAAGCTGTTAGCAGCCCGGCTAGGGGATGGGCTGACATCCCACCCTGGCCTGCAGCACCTGTGCTACACTCGCTCTGGCTCcggctcttcctcctcctcttcctcctcctcttcctcctctgcacaGGCCTTGTCCAGTGGTGCCTCCCCGTCTCGGGCAAGCTCCTCCACATGAGCTAGCATGTCGGCCATCAGTGCCTCCTCCAGGCGCTTCCGTACCTGCTGTACCAGCTCCTCCTGCTTCCTAGGAGAACACACTCTGACAGGGCACACAGGGACCAGTCCACAAGCGCATCACCACAGCCCCTTTCAGAAACTCCACACAGCTTCTCTGTCACCTTGGGTGACCATGGTCTCCTTACATTCTGACTTTTTTACATGCAAGCTATGGGAAGGCAGAGTAAGACCAGCTACGGGCCATGCTCACATAGCAAGGAGAGCCTCGACTGTGCATCTAGAACCTAATTCTGGGTCCTGCCCTGTCCCCATCTGGCCTGATCACCAAGTCTGACAAGGGAAATTCAGGCTAGCCCCGAGGGTCCAGACTGCAGCTCAGAGGTAGTTTAAGCTGCCTTCTTCCTGGTccaccatccccccccccccacactcctgAGGGCTGTCACTCACTCAGTTTGGCCCCACCCATCTTCTGCTCTGTGTGCAGCTCCCCCAGGCCTGTGGAAGCCATGCTTTCTCACTGCTATTTCCCCAACCCAGCATTTCTAAGCGTGCCTGTCGGGCATCTAAATTGCCTTCACTCACAGACCACTCCTGAGGGGCCGGGTAGTTGCTGGCATGCCCTACATTCTTGTGCTAACTGTGGAGAtattggggtgggggcagagctGCCAGTTACCTGATGTCGTCATCTGTCACCATGAAGGCTTTGCACAGTGGCTGTGCAGTGTTCAGCCACACACCAGGGTTCTTCTCCACGGCTGCAGAGAGCTGGCCTGTAATGGGCAGGGTGCTGGTGTGTAGAGCACTCGCAATGGCTGACAGCAGCGTCTCATCTGTACAGCCAGGGCCCACTCCTGTGGAATATGAGAGTGGGCAGGGTCAGAGGAACCCTTGGGCCTAGGGCTCTACCTGGAAGTTATGACCCCATCCCAGGCAAGTCTTCGTCAGCCAGAAGATAAGGAGCCAATCCAGAGACCCACCtatgcctggcatggtggcacaagcttgTAACTGTGGAGACAACTAGCATGAGAATGGTCACTAGTGCCATACATCCTACTACAGGACCTGGAAGTGCTTCCCAGAACCAGGCCAGAGGGCTCACAACTCCCTGTAAGTCTACTTGCAGGGTACCTGTTACCCCTGGCCTCCACTGGCACCTGTACGCACAGGGtaaaaataaactcacactggTGCACTGCAGTGatttgagcacacacacaagcacacatatgcgcgcacgcacacacacacacacataagcacactttttaaaaaagagaggccCCAGTCAGGGCATCCACCCACTTTACTAAATCCAGAGGCAGCCGCCACGCACCCCTGCTCACCCTGCAGGCCCTTGGGCAAGTCCATGGTCCTGACCAGTTCTTCTGCAATGTCAAAGGCACTCAATCCACTTAGCTTCTTCTCCCAGAAAAGCTGTAGCGCAGAAGTGCAAGGTTACAGGAAGCGAAGGTGTTGGGGCCCTGCCCTGTGACCCCTCCCACCTAGCAACAGCCCCCAGGGTCCAGAGGATGTTTACAAATAGGTCAGAAAAACACAGAAGAAGCAGTGCTttgttgatttaaaaaacaaaacaaaaaaaaaccaaggttAAAATCTGCAATTCATGACTCTCCTTCCTCAGAGGTAAGTGCAGGGCCCTCTATTTTCTAAGAGTAAATTCTTCACAAGAAAAGATACATATTTTAATCTTTGTAGGGATGTAGCACCGGGGCAACACTGGCCTATGTTGTGCAAGGCAATGGTTTCTTCCACCCTTAAAGCGCGAGATTTAGTATGAAGATGAGGCCTCTTTGACACCTGGAAACTGCCCGGGGGCTCACCTGCCTCGGCTGGTCCACTGCCTTCTGCGGGTCGCTCTTGACCTTGTTGCTGGGGTGGTTGGTGATCTTGGTCACCGGTTGCTTGAAGATGGATGCAGTCTGCCGTACAGGCAGCGCGGTGTTCAGGTCAGGCTTGCCCTGGGGGGAGAAGACTCTGCAGCGGGCCGCTCCGACCGGGGTCCATGGAGGGTTGGAGGGGCCAGGGAGGTGCTTAGCCAGAGCCTGAATGGTGGCGGGTGGGCGATCAGGCACGGAGATCTCCCACCCACCAAACCAAATGCGCGCCATGCTTCCGCCAGCAGAGGTACTGACTCGATGGCGATAGACGCTAACCCAGAGGGCCCACCCCTACCCTGACGTCATCACCCTCACCTTGACCTGGTTGGAAGAATCATAGCGCACACGCTGGCGACTCTTATTCATCTTGTTCATCAACATCTTTCCGGTGCGGAAGTCGAAGGTGCTGAGGTCCATGGATCCGCCCAGGTAACGTGCCAGTTGTGGCTTGCTGCGGAACTTCTTCCCGCTGGGGCTGCGGACGGGAGGCTGGTCAGCCCGAGCAGGACCCATCTCCTACCCACCACCACTGTTCTCCATGCCTGTTTTCACCAGGTCATTAGGAAGGCACGTGGGAAGAGCAGCCCTAGCAGTCAAGCCTTGAGCTAGGTGGCTACAGTTCATCTGGGAAGCCTAAGGAGGCCCTATGAGGTATGGGGGCCTGTACCTCTCGGGTACCTAGGCTAGAAACCAGTTCTTGCTTTCCAGGGATCACTTATCTATTGGGCTATAGGGCTGCATCTATTTAGTTTGGAGGATACATCTCATGTTatcccagactggtctcaaaacTCACTAGCCAAGAATTGCCCATCTTCCTTCAAGCTCCTGCATGGCCACCACCAAGTGTTACTAGAGGTAGGACTCAAAGCTTCACAGCTGCCTGACAGCACTTATCAACTGAGTGAGACCGTGGTTCATGTACTTCAGGCCAGTCTTCAACTTGTCATAGTCAATGTTACCATAACCTCCCAAGTGTGGGAAGGCATGTGAGTACAAACACGTTCTACTTATAGGCTATGGTGAGTCTCAGGAGTGTATGCATGGGAGGTTGCATAGGTCTGATAACCCCTCAAGCAGCTCCAGCCACATTCTAGGCCATCTGAAAACTGGATCACACCACCCTATGCTGAACATTCAGACCCAAAAAGGGGGGCAGCCTGTGTGGTCCCAGATGGCCAGTAAGGAGTTCTGCCCTGTCATGGAGTATTACTCAACCAGGAAGAAAAAGGCTCTGATATATTAAAACTCAAAGGCCTTGAAGATACTCAAGAGAAATTCAGCGGGGTGTAAAAGGCCACGGTATGTGTGGGGCTGCATGGATAGGGAATGCCCCAGAACATGAAGTAGATTTGAGGGGGCTGAGGTGAAATGTTCTGGCATTAGTGGTTAGAGTTGGAACCTCTGGGATGGTACCCCGCCTGAATCCATGACTGGGACTGGCAGCTGCTcagagatggggagaaagcatGGGCAGTGCATGTCCCAGGTGCCTCAGATTCCCTAATGTGAGAACCACATAGAAAACAGCTAGCCAGCTGGGCAgttgtttaatcccagcactcaggaggcagaggcaggccgatttctgagttcgaggccagcctggtctacagagtgagttccaggatagccagggctacacagagaaaccctgctcaaaaaaccaaaccaaaccaaacaaacaaaaaatagctgGGCAAGGCTTGGGGTGTTGCTGGTCTGCGGCCCAGAAGGCTGCTCCCTGATCTCCTCAACAGCTGAGATGGGGCACTAGGACGAGGCACCGCAGCCCACATGCTGTCCCAAGCTTCGGCATGGACCCCTACTGGACACTTGACTGGGACTGGAAGCTgctcagggagtggggagagcaTGGGGCAGTGAAGGCAAAGGACCGCCCTCCCCCAACCGTCTCTTGTTAACCAGGTtgctgtagctgaggatgactgaaTTCCTGGTCATCCCGTCCCCACCGTCTCAATGCACTGGTGACAGGCACAGGGAAACCTGGTTCATGTGGCTGGGACTGGGCTGAGCGCTAGGCACATGTTCTACTCACTAAGCCCCAGCCAGAGCCCCTGGGCCtccttttaaaagataaatattctAAAATCCAATCTGACAGGGCCTCCACCAGTTAGAACATGGTAAAACCCCTCCACCTCCTAACAAGTGACTCTGGCATGCAGGTTGATCACCCTAACAAAACCCTATTAAACAGGAACAATGGCATATGCCCCTCTTGCAGCaaaagcagaggaaggaggagccacaagttccaggccagcctgggctacacagcaagaccaatAAAAAGGTAAAACCAACCCGAGTCACAAGGCTGTTGGCTGCTGGGGTGGGGACAGCACTTCTGTGCAGGGCCTAAGGAGCTCGGCTCTGTAGGTCTGTGTGCACATGGAGTGTGCCCAACAGCTTGCTGAGTGGGACAGTTTGAGCTGCCCTCATCCAGCGATAGGCCCATAGTACACCCAGGGCTGACATCctaactctccagccctaagTGTTTCCAAGGTATGTGGGAGGAGTCCGTGAAGAAGAGACTGTCTATACAAATGCGTTGGAAAGCACTGGTGGCTATTCTGGGGCATGGATGTGAGCTAGCAGCTGTGGGGGATGAGACAAGTGGGACAGGTACAGCTTGGGGACAAGGTGTCTTTGGATCATCTCTCAGAGGTGTTGGCCCCATTGCAagtaagggagaaggggaggaagtcCCATGCACACAGGGCACCATTTGCATGTAGCCCTACTGGGAAAAACCCTACCTACTGCAGACCTATTAGAAGCAACAACCCCATCCCTCTTTGCAGTCTGAAAGGAACCCAAGTTAGCCCTGGCTTCCAACCTTACTGCCAAAACCCACGACTCCTTAAGACCAAAGGGCCAGGCAGTTCAACTCACAATGCACCACCCAATTCCGGGTGCAGTGGAGTAGGGACAACTACAGTCGGCTAAAAAGGTAGATGCTCCAGCCGTAGGGCAGCATGCATGCGGCCCAGGATTCTATTCACACCACTGGGGATAGAACTGGGGAAGAACAGCAGGTGTAGGTTGCCTGGCTATTATTCAGATAGACAGCTTTCACTGCCCTGATTAAAAGGTTGCAAATATGGTCTATGTAGacgctgcctcaaaaaaaaaaaaaaaaaaaaaaaaaaaaggctggagagttggctaagaggtcatgagttcaattgctagcaaccacatggtggctcacaaccttctattgggtgatctgatgctctctcttcAAGCAGGCAGAGCActcatgcattaaataaataaaaaatttaaaatattttttaaagagcagaCTTATTCATAAAAAAGTCTTGCACACAAAAACCACATTCACATTAGTCAGAAGCCACTGTGATGTTACATTTGGGGCCACCGCTCAAGAAGAGCAAGGGCTTTGGAAACGCCATAAAAATGGGGGACATTTTGCTGAACAAGAAGCCAAACCCAAATTTATGCAGGTGAGGGGATCAGGCCACCTGGGGCAGTTCCCTTGCTTCCCGAAACCATGATAAAGTCCCCGCGAGGGTCAAAGGGTCAGcccatccccctcccacccccgctTCCCAGCGGCGTCTGGCCAAGGCCCGGGCGCCCCTCGCACGGCGCGCACGGTCCCCGATTCCTTGGAGGACAAAAGCCCGCGCCACAGGCGGGCTAAAAGCCACGAGGCTGAAGCCTTGGCTGCAGGCGTGGCGCACGCGCACTCACAGCAGCGCTGGGTGGCGCGGATCAGCAAAAGGCAAGGCACTGGGTTCAACGCATGCGCGCTGAGGCGAGCCATGGCCGGCGCGTGCGCACTGACCACAGCTGGCACGTAGGACGCACGCTCGGACGCACGCTCGGACGCACGTCGCCCGGCCCAGACCGCGGCCCGCAGTCGGGGCGCCCAGGCCGCCGCAGAGGCCGCTGGGAGGCGCCCGTTGGGGCCCTGCGCGGCCGGCGCGCTCATTCACCTATAGTAAAAGACATCCCTGTGGCCGGCCGACAGCCCCGACCTCCTGGGCACTTCTTCCCTTTCCCAGCCCTGCGGGAGCGCCGGGCACTCCCACCTCTTCCGCTCCATTGCGCCCCGGCTTTTCCGCCCGCCGTGGCCgatgccgccgccgccgccgcttcTGCAAGTTGCGACCCCCGGGCTCGTCGCCGATTCGGCTCCCTCCGCCGCCGCCACTCGCCGCAGCTGTTCTGTCCCACGGGCCTCCGCCCTCCGCCCCCAGCCGGGCGCGCGCCGGCTTCGCCACCCGCTCGGCCCCCTCCCCGCGCTTCACAGCCCCCGCTAGGGGGGCCGCTCCGCCCACCCGCCCGCGCGTGGGGCTCGTCTGCGCAGGCGTGGAGTCGGCCCCGCCCCTTCGCGCTCGCAGGACCAGTCTGACTGCCGTCCAGACTCTCTGCGCAGCCGCGGCCCCGACCCAGCCTTCGCTTGCCTTCAAGACCCGCCCCAAGGCTGTGAAGCCAATCAGATCACTTCAGCTCCTCGGCTTAAAATGCACAGTTGGCTACGTCCCGCCTTGCGGGAGACGCCCACAGGGCATGGAGACCAATCAGCGCTCAGAACCTCGTTCTGTGCTTAACTTCTCATATAAATCTGCTCTGAGACAAGGACAGCCAATCAGCGTGGCCGGGGTGGGACAACCATTGCGTTTGCGCTCTAGACTCCGGAAGCACAGTGTGTGCTGCACCTGGTCTGTACCAAGCTGGAGCAGTTTCGCCCGAGCTGCCGTCCTGGTCCTGGGGTCGCGCTGGGCTGCACCTGCGCAGTGTGCGTTTGTCAGGGACCCGCCTGGGCTTTGTGAAAAAGATCGAGTACAACTCGGGGCCTTCGACGCAGTCCTGCTTCCCTCTGCGTTTCGTTCTGGCCTCTCGGCTGTTCCAGCCCCAGCCTCTATTGCGTTACTGCGAGGACAGaaatgcaccaccactcccggcttcaCCAAGAACTATTTAAGAAGTTTGTTCTTTGCAGCAGTACTGAAAATAGAAAGCAGAACCTTACACGTGGTAGACTTTCTGCCGTTAGGCTGCACCCCAGCCTGAGTTTGATGGCTCACGAACCTATTTAGAAcattcctggccagcctgggccacacagcaaTACCCTAAAATCAGGCCAGGAATAGTGGCACGTGCTTGCCATCTCAGCACTGGGATagtggaggaaggaggatcaagcacttcaagaccagcttggagTTTACTAGATCCAGCatcagaaggaagaacaaaaccaaaaactggttTCTAAGTTAGTGAATGGAGTCACTCGCACTATCGCCCCTTGTCTACCGCAGCCCTGAGGACAGGGAGCTGGGGGGTCACTTACTCCTGCTTGGTACTGTCGGCTGCTTTGCCACTCAGGCCCAGCCAGACTTACCCAGGGAACATGCCTGAAGGCCAACTACCTTCTCACCCAGGCTTCCATTATACAGTACCTGGAAGACCTCTCTTTGAAAGGGGACCCTCCCTGACAAGGAGAGCTGCCAAGGGATCATGAGGTGAAATCACAACACATTTAAAGATCTTTGTCTTGCCTGCAATTTTTGGAGCTCAGGAACTGTATTTTATGAGCTAGGATTTGGGTCCCCAGATCAGGAGGAGAGATCAGATCACAGTGAAGAAGGTCAGGGGGACATGGAGGCTGGGATtagtgttttgtatttttgagtcagagtctgaCTTTGTAGCTttccctggccttgaactccgagaTCCTTCTGCCccctgcttcccaggtgctgggattaagccAGGCTTGGTGTCTGACAGATTTTTGCATGTGAGAATGGCAGCAGAAAATTGACACTGGGGTTCTCAATTCtctatttttgaattttaaaaatctgtgccTCTTACCATCCAGAACCATCTAACTTCCCCAGACTGGGTCTCTCAGCTTGTAGCTTACTGCTTTATCTGGGCTGGCAGGAAGGGAGGTCTCAGACATGCAGCCTCCGGGCAAGGAAGTTCAGGCTCTCACGCGTGTTTGCCAAGCTGGTTACTCAActgtctttctccttccatcttttttATTCTTAAACCAATAAGGGGTTTTAAGTGGCCCAGGATGTCCTGAACCTTGCTATGTAGCTGGGGTGACAGTTATGAAGTGCTGGAGATGGACCAAGAGCCTTGTACACCCTAAAGGAGCTCCATCCCTAGCCGTTTCTGATCTTGACAACTTTCCTGAGTTTATCTTACTGTGTGAATAGGTCAGAGCTTGCGCTCAGGTatgatggtgtggtggtttgaatatggttggcccaaggagtggcactattaggaagtgtggccttgttggagagtgTCACtggaggggtgggctttgagagaccctccacctagctgcctggaaatcagtcttctccaagctgacttctgatcaagatgtagaactcttagctccttctcggGCACCAcaactgcctggatgctgtcattcgaccttgatgataatggactgaacctctgaacctgtaagccagctccaattaaatgttgtccttataagagttgccttggtcatggtgtctcttcacagcagtggaaaccctaatcAGATAGATCACAAGAGTTGTACTCAGCTGTGTGTGCCCCAGGCTACCCCACTCCtgaccctgcctcagccttccaagcatGAAGACAGGGTTGTCCACCCTCAAGTCACAGGCTCCACTCACTAAGTGGCTCCAGCAGCCCTCACTTCACCTTCTCCCATTCAGCATCTTGAGGAGCTGGAATGTCAGGCTTGCACCCCAGGCCTAGGGAAAGAGTTATGCTTATGAGTATTTAGCTTACACGTCTTGTCTGTTCatcatgtgtgcctgatgc encodes:
- the Mbd3 gene encoding methyl-CpG-binding domain protein 3 isoform 1 (isoform 1 is encoded by transcript variant 1), giving the protein MERKRWECPALPQGWEREEVPRRSGLSAGHRDVFYYSPSGKKFRSKPQLARYLGGSMDLSTFDFRTGKMLMNKMNKSRQRVRYDSSNQVKGKPDLNTALPVRQTASIFKQPVTKITNHPSNKVKSDPQKAVDQPRQLFWEKKLSGLSAFDIAEELVRTMDLPKGLQGVGPGCTDETLLSAIASALHTSTLPITGQLSAAVEKNPGVWLNTAQPLCKAFMVTDDDIRKQEELVQQVRKRLEEALMADMLAHVEELARDGEAPLDKACAEEEEEEEEEEEEPEPERV
- the Mbd3 gene encoding methyl-CpG-binding domain protein 3 isoform 2 (isoform 2 is encoded by transcript variant 2), whose product is MERKSPSGKKFRSKPQLARYLGGSMDLSTFDFRTGKMLMNKMNKSRQRVRYDSSNQVKGKPDLNTALPVRQTASIFKQPVTKITNHPSNKVKSDPQKAVDQPRQLFWEKKLSGLSAFDIAEELVRTMDLPKGLQGVGPGCTDETLLSAIASALHTSTLPITGQLSAAVEKNPGVWLNTAQPLCKAFMVTDDDIRKQEELVQQVRKRLEEALMADMLAHVEELARDGEAPLDKACAEEEEEEEEEEEEPEPERV